Proteins from a genomic interval of Schistosoma mansoni strain Puerto Rico chromosome 2, complete genome:
- a CDS encoding putative chl1 helicase homolog → MVFFVLIVAGIVVFTPSYEYQSILHNRWEATGLLNKIEKYKSLFHEPKTTTHLDQIMQAYGVAATQKLKHKHGALLLCVIGGKLSEGINFTDDLARVVIIIGMPYANPQSPILREKMIYLDKHFIRDSQSTQNPGRQYYETMCMRLINQAIGRSIRHAKDYAAVFLMDNRYYRSTIQSQLPKWVQQSVIRQQLNDKQSISLSSSDHHRKFLNLSEALEHAKRFFSCNKESLE, encoded by the exons ATGGTTTTTTTTGTTCTCATTGTAGCTGGAATTGTTGTGTTTACTCCGTCTTATGAATATCAGTCAATTTTACATAATCGTTGGGAGGCGACTGGTTTACtgaataaaatagaaaagtataaaagtttatttcatgaaccaaaaacaacaacacatTTAGATCAA ATAATGCAAGCTTATGGAGTAGCAGCTACTCAAAAACTGAAGCATAAACATGGAGCCCTTTTGTTATGTGTGATTGGTGGAAAACTGAGTGAAGGAATAAATTTCACAGATGATTTAGCTCGAGTTGTTATCATTATTGGCATGCCATATGCAAACCCACAGTCCCCAATC TTAAGagaaaaaatgatttatttagaTAAGCATTTCATTCGTGATTCCCAATCTACACAAAATCCAGGTAGGCAATATTATGAGACAATGTGTATGCGTTTAATAAATCAAGCTATTGGTCGATCTATACGACATGCCAAAGATTATGCTGCTGTCTTCTTGATGGATAATCGGTATTATCGTTCAACGATTCAATCACAATTGCCTAAATGGGTTCAACAAAGTGTTATTCGTCAACAGTTAAATGATAAACAATCAATTTCACTGTCATCGTCAGATCATCACAGAAAATTCTTAAATTTATCAGAAGCTTTGGAACATGCTAAAAGATTTTTCTCATGTAATAAGGAGAGTTTGGAATAG
- a CDS encoding actin-related protein 2, arp2: protein MTVDADGNKIVVCDNGTGFVKCGYAGATFPEFIFPSLIGRPILRATSRVGNLEVQDLMVGDEASELRQMLELSYPLENGIVRNWDDMIHLYDYIFGPKKMNIDPKHAKILLTEPPLNPLRNREKMVEVMFEKYGFNALFIAIQATLTLYAQGLMTGVVVDSGDGVTHICPVYDGLSLPHLTRRLNLLLLRGYAFNQTADFETIRQMKEKLCYVAYDVEQEQNLALDTTVLVKKYTLPDGRVIKVGGELFGAPEALFQPHLIDREGVGISELLFNTIQAADIDTRPALYKHIVLSGGSTMYPGLPSRLEREIKQLYLQNVLKGDTERFAFVQLC from the exons ATGACTGTTGATGCCGATGGGAATAAAATAGTTGTTTGTGACAATGGTACAGGA TTTGTAAAGTGTGGATACGCTGGAGCCACCTTCCCCGAATTTATTTTCCCATCACTCATAGGGAGACCAATATTGCGCGCAACTTCTCGCGTGGGCAATTTGGAAGTTCAGGATCTTATGGTGGGTGACGAGGCAAGTGAATTAAGACAAATGTTGGAACTAAGTTACCCACTGGAGAACGGTATTGTTAGAAATTGGGACGATATGATCCATTTATATGACTACATATTCGGACCAAAAAAGATGAACATTGATCCCAAACATGCAAAGATTTTGTTAACAGAGCCTCCTCTCAATCCATTGCGTAACAGAGAGAAAATGGTTGAAGTAATGTTTGAAAAATATGGTTTTAATGCACTATTCATTGCCATCCAAGCGACATTGACTCTTTACGCCCAAG GCCTCATGACGGGGGTTGTTGTCGATTCGGGTGATGGCGTCACTCACATATGCCCAGTTTACGATGGACTCTCTTTGCCGCATTTGACAAGACGTTTGAAC CTCTTGTTACTGCGTGGTTACGCATTCAATCAAACAGCAGATTTTGAAACTATCCGCCAAATGAAAGAGAAGTTATGTTATGTGGCGTACGATGTAGAGCAGGAGCAGAATCTAGCTCTGGATACAACGGTTTTGGTGAAAAAATATACG TTACCTGATGGTCGTGTTATCAAAGTAGGCGGTGAATTATTCGGTGCACCAGAAGCTCTCTTTCAACCTCATCTAATCGATCGTGAAGGTGTCGGTATATCAGAATTACTTTTTAATACAATCCAAGCTGCTGATATTGATACAAGACCAGCACTCTACAAGCATATAGTATTAAGTGGTGGGAGTACAATGTATCCTGGTTTGCCAAGTCGTCTTGAACGTGAAATTAAACAGTTATATTTACAAAATGTACTAAAAGGTGATACAGAAAGATTTGCA TTTGTTCAActttgttaa
- a CDS encoding actin-related protein 2, arp2, translating to MTVDADGNKIVVCDNGTGFVKCGYAGATFPEFIFPSLIGRPILRATSRVGNLEVQDLMVGDEASELRQMLELSYPLENGIVRNWDDMIHLYDYIFGPKKMNIDPKHAKILLTEPPLNPLRNREKMVEVMFEKYGFNALFIAIQATLTLYAQGLMTGVVVDSGDGVTHICPVYDGLSLPHLTRRLNLLLLRGYAFNQTADFETIRQMKEKLCYVAYDVEQEQNLALDTTVLVKKYTLPDGRVIKVGGELFGAPEALFQPHLIDREGVGISELLFNTIQAADIDTRPALYKHIVLSGGSTMYPGLPSRLEREIKQLYLQNVLKGDTERFAKFKMCIEAPPQRKHMVFIGGSVLANIMKNDRRTTWLTRAEYEEKGLKVLERLNYYK from the exons ATGACTGTTGATGCCGATGGGAATAAAATAGTTGTTTGTGACAATGGTACAGGA TTTGTAAAGTGTGGATACGCTGGAGCCACCTTCCCCGAATTTATTTTCCCATCACTCATAGGGAGACCAATATTGCGCGCAACTTCTCGCGTGGGCAATTTGGAAGTTCAGGATCTTATGGTGGGTGACGAGGCAAGTGAATTAAGACAAATGTTGGAACTAAGTTACCCACTGGAGAACGGTATTGTTAGAAATTGGGACGATATGATCCATTTATATGACTACATATTCGGACCAAAAAAGATGAACATTGATCCCAAACATGCAAAGATTTTGTTAACAGAGCCTCCTCTCAATCCATTGCGTAACAGAGAGAAAATGGTTGAAGTAATGTTTGAAAAATATGGTTTTAATGCACTATTCATTGCCATCCAAGCGACATTGACTCTTTACGCCCAAG GCCTCATGACGGGGGTTGTTGTCGATTCGGGTGATGGCGTCACTCACATATGCCCAGTTTACGATGGACTCTCTTTGCCGCATTTGACAAGACGTTTGAAC CTCTTGTTACTGCGTGGTTACGCATTCAATCAAACAGCAGATTTTGAAACTATCCGCCAAATGAAAGAGAAGTTATGTTATGTGGCGTACGATGTAGAGCAGGAGCAGAATCTAGCTCTGGATACAACGGTTTTGGTGAAAAAATATACG TTACCTGATGGTCGTGTTATCAAAGTAGGCGGTGAATTATTCGGTGCACCAGAAGCTCTCTTTCAACCTCATCTAATCGATCGTGAAGGTGTCGGTATATCAGAATTACTTTTTAATACAATCCAAGCTGCTGATATTGATACAAGACCAGCACTCTACAAGCATATAGTATTAAGTGGTGGGAGTACAATGTATCCTGGTTTGCCAAGTCGTCTTGAACGTGAAATTAAACAGTTATATTTACAAAATGTACTAAAAGGTGATACAGAAAGATTTGCA AAATTCAAGATGTGTATTGAAGCCCCACCTCAAAGAAAACATATGGTATTTATAGGTGGATCGGTTTTGGCAAATATTATGAAAAATGACCGACGTACTACATGGTTAACTCGTGCTGAATACGAAGAAAAAGGCTTAAAAGTATTAGAAAGActaaattactataaataa